The following are encoded in a window of Dryobates pubescens isolate bDryPub1 chromosome 34, bDryPub1.pri, whole genome shotgun sequence genomic DNA:
- the LOC128898850 gene encoding histidine-rich glycoprotein-like, producing the protein MHIHHAHTPRTRTAHTRHTHVPHTCSTLTRHGHTPHTHTTLTRHAQAPHTRTTHTHHTCTTLTRHAQAPHTRATHVHHAHALRTHTAHTHHTHTPRTRTAHTHHTHTPRTRTAHMHHTHTPRTGTAHMHHTHVPHTCSTLTRHGHTPHTHAPHSRATHRHRTHAPRTRTTHAPHSHATHKHRTHAPHTRATHRHCTHAPHSRATHTHCTHAPHSHATDTHCTHAPHSRAMHRHRTHAPHTRTTHTHHAHLPHTCTTHTQHAHAPRTRSTHMQHTHAAHATHTPRSCHAHAAHTCSTHTHAHHAHTPRTCPAPP; encoded by the coding sequence ATGCACATACACCACGCTCACACGCCACGGACACGCACCGCACACACGCGCCACACTCACGTGCCACACACATGCTCCACGCTCACGCGCCACGGACACACAccgcacacacacaccacactcACACGCCACGCACAAGCACCGCACACACGCACCACACACACGCACCACACATGCACCACACTGACGCGCCACGCACAGGCACCGCACACACGCGCCACACACGTGCACCACGCGCACGCGCTACGGACACACACTGCACACACGCACCACACTCACACGCCACGGACACGCACTGCACACACGCACCACACTCACACACCACGGACACGCACTGCACACATGCACCACACTCACACGCCACGCACAGGCACCGCACACATGCACCACACTCACGTGCCACACACATGCTCCACGCTCACGCGCCACGGACACACACCGCACACACATGCACCACACTCACGCGCCACGCACAGGCACCGCACACACGCACCACGCACACGCACCACACATGCACCACACTCACACGCCACGCACAAGCACCGCACACACGCACCGCACACACGCGCCACGCACAGGCACTGCACACATGCACCACACTCACGCGCCACGCACACGCACTGCACACACGCACCACACTCACACGCCACGGACACGCACTGCACACACGCACCACACTCACGCGCCATGCACAGGCACCGCACACACGCACCGCACACACGCACCACGCACACGCACCACGCACACCTGCCACACACATGCACCACGCACACGCAGCACGCACACGCGCCACGCACACGCAGCACACACATGCAGCACACACACGCAGCACACGCCACGCACACACCACGCTCATGCCACGCACACGCAGCACACAcgtgcagcacacacacacacgcgcATCACGCACACACGCCACGCAcatgcccagctcctccttaG